The DNA segment CGTCGGCGCTGGCCACGCGCACCCAGGCCGTGCTGGCACAGGCCAAGCGCACGCAGGGCGTGACCGCGGAATCGGGCGGCTTCACCATCCACCCCAGCACCGACCGCAACGGCCGCATCAGCACCTGGCGCGGGCGTTCCGAGGTCATCCTGAAGTCGCGCGATTTTTCCGCGGTGTCGAAGCTGGCGGGCGAGCTGGCCAGCCAGATGCAGGTGCAGAACATTGCCTTCTCGCTGTCGCGTGAAGCGCGCGAAGCAGCCGAAGCCAAGCTGGCCGACCAGGCGGTGGCGTCGTTCCGCAACAAGGCGCAGTCGACCACCAAGCTGTTTGGCTACAACAGCTACACCATCCGGGAAGTCAACGTGAGCGAAAGCGGCGTGGTGCCGCCGATGCCGCGCATGTATGGCGCAGCCAAGGCGATGATGGCCGATGCCGCGGTGCCGGTGCCCGTGGAAGGCGGCAAGACACAGGTGACGGTGTCGGTGAACGGGTCGGTGCAGATGCTGAAGTAAAGGCCGTTGAGAGGCGGCCGGCTTGCGGTGCTTCCAAGCCGCCTGAGCTAGGCTCAGCAAGATGTTCTCCCTCTCCCCTCATGGCTTCATGGGGAGAGGGAGCAAACCCTCAGCGTCACAAGCGTGTTACAGCGCTGCAAACTGCTGCCGCAGCACGTTCTTCTGCACCTTCCCCATCGTATTGCGCGGCAGCTCGTCCACCACGTGCACGCGCTTGGGCACCTTGAAGTTGGCGATACGGCCCTTGAGCGTGCCGATCATCGCCGATTCATCGATCTCCGCGCCCGGCTTCTTTACCACCACCGCCACCACCGCCTCACCGAAGTCCGCGTGCGGCACGCCGATCACGGCACTCTCGGCCACCCCCGGCATCTCGTCGATAAAGCTTTCGATTTCCTTCGGGTAGACGTTGTAGCCGCCCGAGATGATCAGGTCCTTGCTGCGGCCGACGATGGTCAGGTAGCTTTCCGGCACCTGGCGCTCGCCAGCCTGGCTGGCGATGGCACCACCGAAGCGGCCGACGTCGCCGGTCTTGAACCACCCGTCGGTGAACTCTTCCCTGGTTTTTTCCGGCATGCGCCAGTAGCCATGGAACACGTTCGGGCCCCTGACCTCGACGTTGCCGATCTCGCCCGGCGCGCAGAGGCCGCCTTCGCCATCAACCACGCGTACCGAAACGCCAGGCAGCGGCAGGCCGACGGTGCCGCCGATGCGCTCGCCCAGCGCCGGATCATACGGGTTCGACACCAGCATCACCGTCTCGCTCATGCCATAGCGCTCCAGGATGGTGTGGCCGGTGCGCTCGCGGAAGGCGTCGAAGGTTTCCAGCAGCAGCGGCGCCGAGCCCGACACGAACAGCCGCATGCGGCGGCAGGTGTCGTCGTCGAAGCGCGGCTCCTGCAGCATGCGCACGTAGTAGGTCGGCACGCCCATCATCACGGTCGAGCGCGGCAGGAATTTCAGCACCTGCGCCATGTCGAGCCGGGGCGCCCAGATCATCTTGGCGCCGGCCAGCAGCGCGCCGTGCGAGGCCACGAACAGGCCGTGCACGTGGAAGATCGGCAGCATGTGCAGCAGCACGTCGTCGCTGCGCCAGCCCCAGTATTCGTGCAGCGTCTGCGCATTGGAGGCGAGGTTGCGGTGCGTCAGCATCGCGCCCTTGCTGCGGCCGGTGGTGCCCGAGGTGTAGAGGATGGCCGCAAGGTCGTCGTCCGCGCGCGCTACGGTGGCAAAGGTGTCGTCCTTGCCGGCGGCGCGTGCCAGCAGCGAGCCGCTGCGGTCATCGTCCAGCGTAAAGACGTGGTTGACGCCGTGGCGGAACGCCACCTTGGAGACCCAGCCGAAATTCTTGCTGCTGCACACCACCACCGACGGCTCGGCGTTGCCGACGAAGTAGTCGATCTCCGCCTCCTGGTAGGCGGTATTGAGCGGCAGGTAGACATAGCCCGCGCGCAGCGTGGCCAGGTACAGGAACAGCGCCTCGGGCGACTTCTCGACCTGCACGGCCACGCGCGCGCCTTCGGGCAGGTTCAGCGAGGCCAGCAGGTTGGCCAGCTTGGCGGTGGCGCGGTCGAGGTCGTCCCAGCTGTAATACAGGCCGTCGTGGGTCTCGATGCAGCAGGCGGTGCGGTCGGCGGGAAAGCGGGTTTCGAACAGGGCGAACAGGTTGGCGTTCATGGTGTGGATCGAACGAAAGGCATGGAACGGTATGGAACACGCAGGGGCGAGGCCCGGGGTGCAGGATCGTGCGGGCATGACAATCCTGCATTCTGGCAGATTTGCCTACTCTCCCCGGAACTGCGGCGCCCGGCGCGCCAGGAAGGCGGCCACGCCCTCGGCATGGTCGGCGCCCTCCGCATAGGCGAAGTGCTCGTCAAGCTCGGCCGGTGACAGCGGCGCCGTCATCGGCGCCAGCCGGCGGATGGTGGCCTTGTTGATGCGTGCCGCGGCGGGTGCGCCGGCGGCAATGCGACGCACCGCGGCATCGACTTCGGCGGCCAGCGCGCCCGGCTCGACCACGCGCGTAAGCAGCCCCTTGGCACGTGCCTCGGCAGCGTCGAAGACGCGGCCTTCGAGCAGTATCTCGAGCGTGGCCGCGCGGCCGGCCAGCGCCAGCAGGCCTTGCAGCTCGCCCGGCGCCATCGGGAAGCCGAGGCGGTTGATCGGTACGCCGAAGCGGCTGTCCGAGGCGGCGATCCGCAGGTCGCAATGGCACGCGATCTCCAGCCCGCCGCCCACGCACACGCCCTCGATCATCGCCACGGTCGGGTGCGGGCATTGCGCCACCGCCGCCAGCGCCGGCGCGATGGTGGCCATGTGGTAGTTCCGCACCGCGGCCTCGTCGCCGCGTTCGGCGGGAAACTCGGCGATGTCGGCGCCGGCGGCAAAGTTGCCGTCGGCGCCGCGCACCACCACGCAGCGCAGCGCGGGATCGGCCGCCAGCCGGGTGAAGCCCGCGGCCAGCTCGCGCCACATCTGCGCGGAAATGGCATTGAGCTTGCCGGCGTGCGACAGCGTCACGGTCGCCGTGGTGCCCTGCGAGGCAAAGATGACGGTGCCGCTCATCGCGGCGCCCCGGTGCATCGGATCAGCATGGCATGGCGCTCCGTCAGTCCATCTTGGCGCCGGACTGCTGCACCACCTGCGCCCAGCGGCGGATCTCGGCACGCTGGAACTGCGCGAACTGCTCCTGCGTGAAGGCCGGCGTCTCGGAGCCGTTGTTGAGCCAGACCTGTTTCATTTCCGGCGTGTTCAACGCCTTCTCGGTCTCGGCGTACAGGCGGTCGACGATCTCCTTGGGCGTACCCTTGGGCACCCACATCGCATACCAGGTCGAGACCTCGTAGTTCGGCACCCCGGCCTCGGCGGCGGTCGGCACATTGGGGAAGGCTGCCGAGCGCTTGCTCGATGCCACTGCCAGCGCCTTGATGCGGCCCGCGCGGATATGTTGCGCCGACGAGCCAAGGCCGTCGAACATCAGGTCGACCTGGCCCGCGATCAGGTCGGACAGCGCCGGGCCAGCGCCCTTGTACGGGATATGGGTGATGAAGGTCTTGGTCTGGATCTTGAACAACTCGCCCGCCAGGTGGTGGGCCGAGCCGTTGCCGGCCGAACCGTAGTTGAGCTTGCCGGGATTGGCCTTGGCGTAGGCGATCAGCTCCTGCAGCGTGTTGGCCTTGACGCGGTTGGGATTGACCACCACGACCTGCGGCGGCTGGGCGATCACCGTCACCGGGATGAAATCCTTCTCGATGTCGTAGTCCAGCTTCTTGTAGAAGGACGGGGCGATCGCATGGTGCGCGCCGCCGATAAACACGGTGTAGCCGTCCGGCGCGCCCTTGGCCGCGATGCTGGCGCCAACCGTGCCGCCGGCGCCGCCGCGGTTGTCGATCACGAACTGCTTGCCCAGTTGCTTGGACAGCTGCGCGGTCAGCGGGCGCGCAAACGCGTCGGTGCCGCCGCCGGCCGGGAACGGCACAATCACGGTGACGGGCTTGGACGGCCAGGCATCGGCATGCGCGGCGGGTGCCGCGAACAGCGTGGCGGCGCCGATGCCGGCCACACCCAGTGCCATGCCCGCTGCGCGAGCGCACGCGGCCAGGCTGAACTGACGACGATTCATCTTGCTGTCTCCTCTCTCTCTTTTCTTCGGAAAGTCGATCTGATTGCCGCGAGCAGGCGCCGCGGCATGGGTCTACTGCAAAGGTCCCGACAAGCAAACGCGGCGCGCGGGGCACCGCGGGTGCGGGGGCGATCCCCGTGACCTGACCAAAGTCACAGCAGCTTCCCGACGCTACGACCGATGCGCGGGTTGCCGGCACCCAAGCGTGCCAGATTGTCATCCAGCGCCTCGGGCACGTAAAGGTAATTCACCATCATGCCGCAACTCTGGCCGCGGCCTTTTCGCGACAGGTCGGCGGCCCAGTTGAGCCGCTCGACACAGGCGCCGTTGCCCAGATGGAAGCGCGCCACCGGGTCCGCCGGCAGCGACTGGTGGCGCTCGCGAACCAGGTAATGCGCGGCCAGCGCCATCGCGATATCGCGCGTCAGCGGGTCAGCATCCGCGGGCGCGTCAGGCGACAGCGCCGTCAGCCACCCTGCCCCGTCTGCCGGCGCCTCGCCGTGGCGCTCGCGCCAGCGCGCCAGGCGCTTGTCGCCAAGTGCGCGCGACACGGCGCCGGCGTCCTGCTTGCGCAGCCAGTCGGCAAACCCCGGAATCGGCGACAGCGTGGCGAACTGCTTGACCTTGGGAAATTCGCGCTGCAACTCCTCGATCACGCGCTTGAGCAGGAAATTGCCAAAGCTGACGCCACGCAGGCCGGCCTGCGTGTTGCTGATCGAATAGAAGATGGCCCACTTCACGCGGCGCAGGTCTTCCAGCGGCGCGGCCTCGTCGAGCAATGTCTGCACATTGGCGGCCATCTCGGGAACGAACGCCACCTCGACAAAGATCAGCGGCTCACGCGGGATGCGCGGATGGAAAAAGGCGTAGCAGCGGCGGTCAGTGTCGAGCCGGTTGCGCAGGTCGGTCCACGACGCGATCTCGTGCACGGCCTCGTAGCGGATCAGCTTTTCCAGCAGCGACGCGGGCGAGTCCCAGGTGATGGGCTGCAGTTCCAGCAGGCCCACATCGAACCAGTTGGAGAACAGCGCCTCGAGGTCGTCGTCAAGCGCGCGCAAGCCAGGTATGCGGCGCTGCCAGCGCAACATGTCGGCGCGCAACTGGATCAAAAAGTGCAGCCCGCAGGCGCTGCTGCCGCGCTGGCCGTGCAGCGCCGCCAAACGCTTGAAGAATCGGATGCGGGCGTTGGACAGCGCCTGGGTCAGCCCGGAATGGCCGCCATCGGCGCGTGCGCCGGCCTTGCCATCCCCTTTGCCATCAGCCTTCCCGTCACCCTTGGCATCAGCCTTCGCATCGGCGGGCTTTTCGCCGCTGCTGCTGGCAACCTCTGCCAGCAGCCCCAGCATGGCACGCCGCGTGGCCTCGTCCGCGGCCTCGTACTCTGCCTGCCATGCCTGCGCGGCGGCATTGGCGGCGCCGTCGGTCAGGCGGGCATCGAAGCACAGCCGCAACTGCTCGCGCTGGCGGCGCGCCACGCGCGCTGGCAGCGGTGACTCGCCATCGGCGTGCGCCACGCCGTTGGCGGGCCTGGGCGCGGCCTCGCCCTCGCCTTTGCGGCCCCACCAGCGGCCCAGCCGCGACAGGAAATTAGCGCCGGCCGGCTCGCTCTCGCCCAGCGGCGCGCTGATTCTCTGGTCACCCGTGTCGAAGGAGTTCATGCGGTACCTGCCTTGTGCATCGATCGGAACGTGAAGGACTTTTCATGCCGCCGCGTGCGGCGTGTGCGGCTATTCGTCGCCGCTGGCCACGCGCAGCGCCGGCGGGGCCCGGCTCGGCTGCGCCGCGCCGGCGCCGGCGTCGAGCGCCTGCAGCGCCGCGCGCTGGCGCAGCAGGTGGGTCTTCATCATGGCTTCAGCGCCTTCGGGGTCGCGCGCCTTGAGCGCGGCAAACACCGACAGGTGCTCGGCGCAGGACTCGTGGATGCGGCCCGGCAGCTTCAGGCTCTTGTGGCGCGACAGCCGCAGCACCTTGCGCAAGTCGCTGATCAGCCCGGACAGCCAGCGGTTGCCGGCCAGCCGCTGGATCGCTTCATGGATCTGTGCGTTGGTCTCGTAATAGGCGTCGATATCGCCGGCCTGCGCGTAGCGGGCCAGGTCGGCGTGCAGGCCGTCCAGCGCGTCCAGGTCCGCCCGCGTGGCATTGCGCGCGGCCTCGTAGGCGCAGCGGCCCTCGAGCAGCGCCATCAGCGGGAAGATCTCGTCCAGGTCCTGCTCGGACAGTTTGTTGACAAAGCAGCCGCGGCGCGGCTCGAGGCGAACCAGCCCTTCGGCGGCCAGCACCTTGAGCGCTTCACGCAGCGGCGTGCGCGAGATGCCGAGCGACCCGGCCATCGCGCTTTCGTCGATCCAGGCACCGGGCGTGAGCGTATGGGCGTCGATCATCGCGCGCAGCCGGTCTGCGACTTCGAGGTACAGGGCCTGCTGGACGATGCGCATTACCATCCTCGGGAATCCCGGCCGGAATCATGTGTCCCGGTCGCCATAATTCATAATTATGGATTAGGGCGCGAACGATACAAGTGATTTCGATGCTGCGCCGCAGAATGCCGGAATGAAGAGGTATAGCGCTGGATTATGTGCGGCCATGCGATCGGAGCCGTGAAGACGGCAGCATGGTGGCAGGAGGTGCGGCGGGCGTTTCCATGCCTCCCTGCAAAGAAACGCCCGCGCCTGAAAGGACTGCTGGACTGCTTACATCGCCTGCGCGTACGGTTCTGTACTCGCGGCGTGGGTCATCATGGAAAGCTGGCGCTGGCCCGGCGCCCCCCTTGAAACGCGCTTGCGCGCGGATTTTCCCGTTGCCCTGTTCTGTGGCGTGAAGCGTCCGACCCCAGTGGTCCGTCGCAAACCCTGCGGACCCTCCCTGAACCCTTCCGTGGCGGTTGTGGCTTACCGCTCATCTTGTAACAGTAACGTTAGCGATTAACGTGCCAGCGGCTCTAAGTCCTTGAATTTATTGATGGCACGCATCCGAAACTTGTTACAGATTGCGATCAGTGTAACAGGATGTTTCTCGATTGTTACGAGGGTTTTCCCATGGGGCTAACCAGCCGAACCCGCTGTCGGCAATTGCATATGCGAAATGTGCCGCCATCGCTATTTATCGATGCGAGAATGTGAGCCGCGCGTCGCAACGGCCTCTTTTGATTTGGTTGCATTCTTGAGACAACAACGCCGGGCTATTTGCCGGGTTCCGTTCGCCGAACCGCATTTCCACGCATTTCCATTTCCCCGGGAGCTTCAGCCATGCACGCCGGCAGCAGCGATTTCACCTTCTTTTCGTCCGCCGCGTTTGATACGGCGCCGGCGTCGCCGCAACCTTTGCGCCTGTCCTTCACCGGTTCCGGATCGGAATATTTCCGTATCTGGATCGTTAACGTACTGCTGACCATCGTCACCTTCGGCATCTATTCCGCGTGGGCCAAGGTGCGCACGTTGCAGTATTTCTATCGCAATACCCGCCTCGATGGCGCCAGCTTCGATTACCACGGCAAGCCCTCCGCGATCCTGAAAGGCCGGGCCATCGTGTTCGGACTCGTGTTTGCGTTCCAGCTGGCCTCGAATGTGTCGCCCTTCCTCTCGCTGGCGATGCTGGTGGCGCTGCTGGCGGTGTTCCCGCTGCTGCTGGTGCGCTCGCTGCGCTTCCGCATGGCCAATTCCAGCTACCGCGGCCTGCGCTTTGCCTTTGCCGGCGGCGATGCCGAGGCCTGCAAGGTATTCGTGCTATGGCCGCTGGCAGCGGTGTTCACGCTGGGGCTGCTCGGGCCGCTGGCGCACCAGCGTTTCAAGCAGTACCAGCACAACAACACGCGCTTCGGCACCGCGCCGTTCGCGTTCACGGCAGGCGCCGGTGAGTTCTACAGCGTTTACCTGCGCGCGGCGGGTGTGATCGTGGCTGTCGTCATTGCGGGTTTTGCGCTCGGCAACATCCTGGGCGCCGTGGTCATGCCCGGGACACAGGGCAAAACCATCGCGGTTGTGCTTGCTCTTGCCACCGTCGGTTTTTTCTACCTCGGTGCGCTGGCGGTCAGCCCCTACCTGACGGCGCGCCTGCAGAACGTGGTGTGGAACCACACCACGCTGGCACCGCACGCGTTCCGCAGCCAGGTCAGCGCCGCCCGCATGGTCTTTATCTTCGTCACCAACCTGATCGCCATCGCGCTGACGCTGGGCCTGTACCTGCCGTTCGCGCGGGTGCGCTCCACGCGCTACCGGGTCGAATGCGTGACCATGCTGGCCGCCGGCCCGCTCGACAGCTTTGTTGCAGGCGAGGTACAGCAGGTCGGTGCGCTGGGCGATGCCGCAGTAGACTGGTACGACATCGACATCGCGCTCTGACTGCCACGCCCGGTAGCATCAGCACCATGATCCCAGTCACCTTCTTCGATGGCCGCACCTCGCGTGCGCATCCGGCAACCCTGGCCGTGGAAGCGCAGCAGGCGGTGCTGCGCGACGACAGCGGCGCCGAGCTGCGCCGCGCCGCGCTGTCCGCCGTGCGCGTATCCGAACGCGTACGGCGCGCGCCGCGCCTGGTCACGTTCGCCGACGGCGCCTTCTGCGAAATCAACGACCACGCCGCCTTCGACCACATGCTGGCCGCCACCGGCCACCGCGAAGGGCTGGTGTCGCGCGCGCAGAACAGCTGGCGGCTTGCCGGGATGGCGGTGGCGGCGCTGGTGGCGGTGCTGGTGCTGGGCTACTACGTGCTGCTGCCGTGGGGCGCGGGCGTGATGGCGCGCACCATACCGGCCGAAGTGGAAGCCCACCTCGGCAAGCTGACACTGGCGAGCCTGGACAACGGCGTGGTCAAGCCGACGCAACTGCCGCAGGCCGAGCAGGAGCGCATCCGCCAGGGCTTTGCCACGCTGAAGCGGCCGCCCGACGCGGGACACGACTACCAGATCCTGTTTCGCCAGGGCGGCGAGATCGGCGCCAATGCGCTGGCGCTGCCGGGAGGCACCATCGTCGTCACCGACGAGCTGGTCGGCCTGGCAGGCACCGGCGCGGGCATGATGGGGGTGCTGGCGCATGAAGCCGGCCATGTGGCGCGGCGCCACGGCCTGCAACAGGTGATCCAGGCTTCGGCGCTGGGCGCGCTGTCGGCCTACCTGTTCGGCGATATCTCGACGGTGCTGGCCGGCGTGCCGGCCGCCATGCTGACGCTGCGCTACTCACGCGATCACGAGCGCGAGGCCGACGACTTCGCCATCGAGGTCATGCAGCGCAACGGCCTGCCGCCGGCGGCGCTGGCTGATGTGCTGCTCAAGCTGGAACATCGTGCGGACGCCGGCGCGGCATCGCCAGCCTCGGAGGCCGCACCGGATCGCGGCCAGGACTTCCTGTCGACGCACCCGCATACGCAGGCGCGCATCGACGCGCTGCGCCGGGCCGCCAGGTAGTCCGCGGTGGCGCCTGCGCTCAGGCCGCCGGCTGCGGGGCGCCGGCGCCGGGCTGGCGGCGGTAGGCCCAGATCACCATGGCGATGCCGGCCAGCACCATCGGCACGCTCAGCCACTGCCCCATCGACATCTTCAGTGCCAGCAGGCCGAGGAAGCTGTCTGGCTCGCGCGCGAATTCCGCGGCAAAGCGGAACGCGCCATAACCGATTAGGAACACACCCGAGACCGCGCCCATCGGCCGCGGCTTGCGCGCGAACAGCCACAGGATGATGAAGAGCGCCACGCCCTCGCCGGCGAACTGGTACAGCTGCGACGGATGGCGCGGGATGTTGTCGCCCGCCTGCGGGAAGATCATGCCCCAGGGCAGGTCGGTCGCGCGGCCCCACAACTCGCCGTTGATGAAATTGCCGATGCGGCCGGCGGCGAGCCCGCACGGGATCATCGGCGCGATGAAGTCGGTCACCTCCATCCAGTGGCGGCGGCGCAGCTTGGCGAACAGCCACATCGCCACGATCACGCCGAGAAAGCCGCCGTGGAAGGCCATGCCACCCTCCCACACCTTGAAGATCTCCATCGGGTGCGCCAGGTAGTACGTCGGCTTGTAGAACAGCACGTAGCCCAGCCGCCCGCCCAGGATCACGCCCAGCACGCCGAAGAACAGCATGTCGTCGAGGTCGCGCGTGGTCCAGCCCTTGGCCGCCATATGCGGCTGGCGGATGCGCAGGCGCCCGAACCACAGGAACATGATGAACCCGGCCAGGTACATCAGCCCGTACCAGCGGATGGCAAGCGGGCCCAGGTGGATGGCAACCGGGTCGAACTGGGGATGGATCAGCATGTTGGCGTGAATAAGTTGTCTGTATGGGCTGGCCGCGCGCTCAGCGCGGCGCCGCGGCGGCCTCGTTGGCCAGAGCGCCGGCAATCTCGATGAACGACCGCAGCACCGGCGCGACGCCGGCGCCGCCGCCGTCGCGCCAGGCCAGCCCGGTCTCGATCTGCGGGCCGGACTCGCGCAGCGCCAGGTACGACACGCCAGTGCGCCGGAGGTTGCACAGCGATGCCGGCACCAGCGCCACGCCCATGCCGGCCGACACCAGGCTGACGATGGTCTGCATCTGGATGGCTTCCTGCGCGATCGCTGGCACCAGGCCCTCGCGCGCATAGTAGCCCGTAATGATGTCATAAAACGCCGGCGCACTTCGGCGCGGGAAGATGATCAGCGGTTCGGATGCCGCATCGCGCAGTGATACCGTCCCGTCCTGCAGCGATACCGTGCCGCCCTGCGCGAGCCCGCCTGCCGGCCGCCAGCCGTCGGGAACGGCCAGCACCAGCGGTTCGCTCACCAGCGGCAGGTAGGCAAGTCCGTGCGGCATCGCGGGCAACTGGGGCCGGATCACCAGGCCCGCGTCAATCGTGCCCTCCAGCAGTGCTTCGAGCTGGACGTCGCTGGTGGCCTCGCGCAGTTGCAGCTGCACCTCCGGATGACGCGCCCGGAACCGCCGCAGCAGGTCGGGCAGGATGCCGTAGTCGGCCGTGCTGACGAAGGCCAGCGACAGCGAACCCAGTTCGCCCCGCGCCAGCCGCTGCGCCAGCCCGGGCAGCGCCGCGGCATCGGCCAGCACCCGGCGCACTTCGGGCAGCCACTGCGCGCCGGCGGGCGTCAGTGCCACGGAGCGCCGCGTGCGCACGAACAGCGGCACGCCGATCTCTTCCTCCAGCGCCTGGATCTGCTGCGACAGCGGCGGCTGTGTCATCGACAGCCGTTGCGCGGCACGGCCGAAATGCAACTCTTCCGCCACGGTGACGAAGTAACGCAACTGACGCAGGTCCAAGCCGGCTCCTGATATGTTT comes from the Cupriavidus sp. P-10 genome and includes:
- a CDS encoding GntR family transcriptional regulator: MRIVQQALYLEVADRLRAMIDAHTLTPGAWIDESAMAGSLGISRTPLREALKVLAAEGLVRLEPRRGCFVNKLSEQDLDEIFPLMALLEGRCAYEAARNATRADLDALDGLHADLARYAQAGDIDAYYETNAQIHEAIQRLAGNRWLSGLISDLRKVLRLSRHKSLKLPGRIHESCAEHLSVFAALKARDPEGAEAMMKTHLLRQRAALQALDAGAGAAQPSRAPPALRVASGDE
- a CDS encoding SIMPL domain-containing protein (The SIMPL domain is named for its presence in mouse protein SIMPL (signalling molecule that associates with mouse pelle-like kinase). Bacterial member BP26, from Brucella, was shown to assemble into a channel-like structure, while YggE from E. coli has been associated with resistance to oxidative stress.) is translated as MKQWLAATLLGTTAIVASAHGGPTETPAGVLSLSAQAVSEVPTDIVHLTLAAEQEGAEPAAISSALATRTQAVLAQAKRTQGVTAESGGFTIHPSTDRNGRISTWRGRSEVILKSRDFSAVSKLAGELASQMQVQNIAFSLSREAREAAEAKLADQAVASFRNKAQSTTKLFGYNSYTIREVNVSESGVVPPMPRMYGAAKAMMADAAVPVPVEGGKTQVTVSVNGSVQMLK
- a CDS encoding malonate--CoA ligase; amino-acid sequence: MNANLFALFETRFPADRTACCIETHDGLYYSWDDLDRATAKLANLLASLNLPEGARVAVQVEKSPEALFLYLATLRAGYVYLPLNTAYQEAEIDYFVGNAEPSVVVCSSKNFGWVSKVAFRHGVNHVFTLDDDRSGSLLARAAGKDDTFATVARADDDLAAILYTSGTTGRSKGAMLTHRNLASNAQTLHEYWGWRSDDVLLHMLPIFHVHGLFVASHGALLAGAKMIWAPRLDMAQVLKFLPRSTVMMGVPTYYVRMLQEPRFDDDTCRRMRLFVSGSAPLLLETFDAFRERTGHTILERYGMSETVMLVSNPYDPALGERIGGTVGLPLPGVSVRVVDGEGGLCAPGEIGNVEVRGPNVFHGYWRMPEKTREEFTDGWFKTGDVGRFGGAIASQAGERQVPESYLTIVGRSKDLIISGGYNVYPKEIESFIDEMPGVAESAVIGVPHADFGEAVVAVVVKKPGAEIDESAMIGTLKGRIANFKVPKRVHVVDELPRNTMGKVQKNVLRQQFAAL
- the lgt gene encoding prolipoprotein diacylglyceryl transferase, which encodes MLIHPQFDPVAIHLGPLAIRWYGLMYLAGFIMFLWFGRLRIRQPHMAAKGWTTRDLDDMLFFGVLGVILGGRLGYVLFYKPTYYLAHPMEIFKVWEGGMAFHGGFLGVIVAMWLFAKLRRRHWMEVTDFIAPMIPCGLAAGRIGNFINGELWGRATDLPWGMIFPQAGDNIPRHPSQLYQFAGEGVALFIILWLFARKPRPMGAVSGVFLIGYGAFRFAAEFAREPDSFLGLLALKMSMGQWLSVPMVLAGIAMVIWAYRRQPGAGAPQPAA
- a CDS encoding malonyl-CoA decarboxylase domain-containing protein: MNSFDTGDQRISAPLGESEPAGANFLSRLGRWWGRKGEGEAAPRPANGVAHADGESPLPARVARRQREQLRLCFDARLTDGAANAAAQAWQAEYEAADEATRRAMLGLLAEVASSSGEKPADAKADAKGDGKADGKGDGKAGARADGGHSGLTQALSNARIRFFKRLAALHGQRGSSACGLHFLIQLRADMLRWQRRIPGLRALDDDLEALFSNWFDVGLLELQPITWDSPASLLEKLIRYEAVHEIASWTDLRNRLDTDRRCYAFFHPRIPREPLIFVEVAFVPEMAANVQTLLDEAAPLEDLRRVKWAIFYSISNTQAGLRGVSFGNFLLKRVIEELQREFPKVKQFATLSPIPGFADWLRKQDAGAVSRALGDKRLARWRERHGEAPADGAGWLTALSPDAPADADPLTRDIAMALAAHYLVRERHQSLPADPVARFHLGNGACVERLNWAADLSRKGRGQSCGMMVNYLYVPEALDDNLARLGAGNPRIGRSVGKLL
- a CDS encoding enoyl-CoA hydratase/isomerase family protein is translated as MSGTVIFASQGTTATVTLSHAGKLNAISAQMWRELAAGFTRLAADPALRCVVVRGADGNFAAGADIAEFPAERGDEAAVRNYHMATIAPALAAVAQCPHPTVAMIEGVCVGGGLEIACHCDLRIAASDSRFGVPINRLGFPMAPGELQGLLALAGRAATLEILLEGRVFDAAEARAKGLLTRVVEPGALAAEVDAAVRRIAAGAPAAARINKATIRRLAPMTAPLSPAELDEHFAYAEGADHAEGVAAFLARRAPQFRGE
- a CDS encoding M48 family metallopeptidase encodes the protein MIPVTFFDGRTSRAHPATLAVEAQQAVLRDDSGAELRRAALSAVRVSERVRRAPRLVTFADGAFCEINDHAAFDHMLAATGHREGLVSRAQNSWRLAGMAVAALVAVLVLGYYVLLPWGAGVMARTIPAEVEAHLGKLTLASLDNGVVKPTQLPQAEQERIRQGFATLKRPPDAGHDYQILFRQGGEIGANALALPGGTIVVTDELVGLAGTGAGMMGVLAHEAGHVARRHGLQQVIQASALGALSAYLFGDISTVLAGVPAAMLTLRYSRDHEREADDFAIEVMQRNGLPPAALADVLLKLEHRADAGAASPASEAAPDRGQDFLSTHPHTQARIDALRRAAR
- a CDS encoding YjgN family protein → MHAGSSDFTFFSSAAFDTAPASPQPLRLSFTGSGSEYFRIWIVNVLLTIVTFGIYSAWAKVRTLQYFYRNTRLDGASFDYHGKPSAILKGRAIVFGLVFAFQLASNVSPFLSLAMLVALLAVFPLLLVRSLRFRMANSSYRGLRFAFAGGDAEACKVFVLWPLAAVFTLGLLGPLAHQRFKQYQHNNTRFGTAPFAFTAGAGEFYSVYLRAAGVIVAVVIAGFALGNILGAVVMPGTQGKTIAVVLALATVGFFYLGALAVSPYLTARLQNVVWNHTTLAPHAFRSQVSAARMVFIFVTNLIAIALTLGLYLPFARVRSTRYRVECVTMLAAGPLDSFVAGEVQQVGALGDAAVDWYDIDIAL
- a CDS encoding LysR family transcriptional regulator; the encoded protein is MDLRQLRYFVTVAEELHFGRAAQRLSMTQPPLSQQIQALEEEIGVPLFVRTRRSVALTPAGAQWLPEVRRVLADAAALPGLAQRLARGELGSLSLAFVSTADYGILPDLLRRFRARHPEVQLQLREATSDVQLEALLEGTIDAGLVIRPQLPAMPHGLAYLPLVSEPLVLAVPDGWRPAGGLAQGGTVSLQDGTVSLRDAASEPLIIFPRRSAPAFYDIITGYYAREGLVPAIAQEAIQMQTIVSLVSAGMGVALVPASLCNLRRTGVSYLALRESGPQIETGLAWRDGGGAGVAPVLRSFIEIAGALANEAAAAPR
- a CDS encoding Bug family tripartite tricarboxylate transporter substrate binding protein; translation: MNRRQFSLAACARAAGMALGVAGIGAATLFAAPAAHADAWPSKPVTVIVPFPAGGGTDAFARPLTAQLSKQLGKQFVIDNRGGAGGTVGASIAAKGAPDGYTVFIGGAHHAIAPSFYKKLDYDIEKDFIPVTVIAQPPQVVVVNPNRVKANTLQELIAYAKANPGKLNYGSAGNGSAHHLAGELFKIQTKTFITHIPYKGAGPALSDLIAGQVDLMFDGLGSSAQHIRAGRIKALAVASSKRSAAFPNVPTAAEAGVPNYEVSTWYAMWVPKGTPKEIVDRLYAETEKALNTPEMKQVWLNNGSETPAFTQEQFAQFQRAEIRRWAQVVQQSGAKMD